In a genomic window of Corynebacterium choanae:
- a CDS encoding PPK2 family polyphosphate kinase has protein sequence MANFSVEDARATQVTPGFQLADIDPAATPNFSDSKKKLLHEFTEIDDELTDLQEMLYANARAGLPHTPRILLVLQGMDTSGKGGVIRHVMGTLDPQGVDLAAFGVPTEQERQHDFLWRIKKALPRAGRIGVFDRSHYEDVLVHRVHGLSPLPVIEQRYGQIVEFEQELVDSGTTIIKVMLHISPEFQAENLRERLERKDKYWKYNPGDIDERLHWEEYQQAYQIALERTSTASAPWYCVPSDNKPYARMVVKYLLLGALRDLQLQWPPADFDPAVELARLEASQQQLQQRLTQQQ, from the coding sequence ATGGCAAATTTTTCTGTTGAAGATGCTCGCGCTACTCAGGTGACTCCCGGATTTCAGCTAGCTGATATCGACCCCGCAGCAACCCCAAATTTTTCCGATTCGAAGAAAAAGCTGCTTCACGAATTCACCGAAATCGATGACGAGCTCACTGATCTGCAAGAGATGCTGTATGCCAATGCTCGTGCCGGGCTGCCGCACACCCCGCGGATTCTGCTTGTTTTGCAGGGGATGGACACCTCCGGCAAGGGTGGGGTGATCAGGCATGTGATGGGCACCTTGGATCCGCAGGGGGTGGATCTAGCAGCGTTTGGCGTGCCAACTGAACAGGAACGCCAACATGATTTCTTGTGGCGCATTAAAAAAGCACTCCCACGAGCCGGGCGGATCGGCGTATTTGACCGTTCCCACTATGAGGATGTGCTCGTGCACCGAGTGCATGGCTTATCCCCGCTGCCGGTGATTGAACAGCGCTACGGGCAGATCGTTGAGTTTGAACAGGAGCTTGTTGATTCCGGCACGACGATTATCAAAGTGATGCTCCATATCTCCCCGGAATTCCAAGCGGAAAACCTGCGGGAACGGCTGGAACGCAAGGATAAGTATTGGAAATATAATCCTGGTGATATCGATGAGCGGCTGCACTGGGAGGAGTATCAGCAGGCTTATCAGATCGCGTTGGAGCGCACCTCAACAGCTAGCGCCCCCTGGTATTGCGTGCCAAGCGACAACAAACCCTATGCCCGAATGGTGGTGAAGTATCTGCTGCTTGGTGCATTGCGGGATTTACAGCTGCAATGGCCGCCGGCAGACTTCGACCCGGCCGTGGAACTCGCCCGCCTGGAAGCTTCGCAACAGCAACTACAGCAGCGGTTAACGCAGCAACAATGA
- the pyrR gene encoding bifunctional pyr operon transcriptional regulator/uracil phosphoribosyltransferase PyrR encodes MSHPALPADGTELLSSADVARTVARIAHQIIEKTQLGSADATPVVLLGIPSGGEPLAARLAANIAEFAGVKVPYGSLDVTLYRDDLRQGRVRALKPTDIPDCGIDNHIVILVDDVLYSGRTIRAALDALRDIGRPSKIQLAVLVDRGHRDLPIRADYVGKNIPTSRSEDVTVLLEQFDGRDGVILTPATTPTN; translated from the coding sequence ATGAGCCACCCTGCACTCCCGGCGGATGGGACAGAACTCTTAAGTTCTGCCGATGTCGCCCGGACTGTGGCGCGCATCGCGCACCAAATCATCGAAAAAACCCAATTGGGATCTGCTGACGCAACACCAGTGGTGCTGCTTGGTATTCCTTCCGGCGGCGAACCGTTAGCAGCCCGCCTAGCTGCCAACATCGCCGAGTTCGCCGGGGTGAAGGTGCCGTATGGTTCCCTTGATGTCACCCTGTATCGCGACGATCTCCGGCAAGGGCGAGTTCGCGCTTTGAAACCCACCGACATTCCAGACTGTGGCATCGACAACCACATTGTCATTTTGGTTGACGATGTGCTGTATTCCGGCCGCACCATTCGTGCCGCCCTCGACGCCCTTCGTGACATCGGGCGTCCCAGCAAAATCCAGCTTGCTGTGTTAGTTGATCGCGGCCACCGCGACCTGCCGATTCGCGCCGACTATGTGGGCAAAAACATTCCCACCTCGCGCTCGGAAGATGTCACCGTGCTGTTGGAACAATTCGACGGCCGTGATGGTGTCATACTCACTCCTGCAACCACCCCGACCAACTAA
- the carA gene encoding glutamine-hydrolyzing carbamoyl-phosphate synthase small subunit — protein sequence MTDNLATPAALVLADGHIYRGTGFGHMETVFGEAVFTTAMTGYQETLTDPSYHRQIVVATAPQIGNTGWNEQDNESRGDKIWVAAFAIRDLAHHYSNWRATRSLEDAMVEQQIPGIRGLDTRAIVRHLRNHGSVSAGIYYGADALRDPAELIAEVAAQPAMAGSDLAGDVTCSEPYTVPAQGITRARVVAFDMGIKTNTPRNFAARGIETVIVPANTSFAEIQALHPDGVFVSNGPGDPATADVMVETVQAVLNAKIPFFGICFGNQIFGRALGKSTYKLKFGHRGINVPVKNHDTGLIEITAQNHGFAVEGQPGERFNTPFGPAHVSHSCLNDGVVEGLALDDGSAFSVQYHPEAAAGPHDANPLFDQFLRLIEQHAAQRPTSLDHS from the coding sequence GTGACTGACAACCTCGCCACCCCTGCCGCACTCGTGCTGGCCGACGGCCACATCTACCGTGGCACCGGCTTTGGCCATATGGAAACCGTGTTCGGTGAAGCAGTCTTCACCACGGCAATGACCGGCTACCAAGAAACACTCACCGACCCTTCCTATCACCGCCAAATTGTGGTCGCCACCGCCCCCCAAATCGGTAACACCGGATGGAATGAACAAGACAACGAATCGCGCGGCGACAAAATCTGGGTAGCTGCGTTCGCTATCCGCGACCTTGCTCACCATTACTCCAACTGGCGAGCAACCCGCTCACTGGAAGACGCCATGGTTGAGCAGCAGATTCCCGGTATTCGCGGGCTTGATACACGGGCAATCGTCCGTCATCTCCGCAATCATGGTTCTGTGAGCGCTGGAATCTACTATGGAGCTGACGCACTACGCGATCCTGCCGAACTTATCGCTGAAGTAGCAGCACAACCGGCCATGGCAGGTAGCGACCTGGCAGGCGATGTCACCTGCAGCGAACCCTATACTGTGCCTGCACAAGGCATCACGCGCGCCCGCGTGGTGGCCTTCGACATGGGGATTAAAACCAACACCCCGCGCAACTTTGCGGCTCGCGGAATTGAAACCGTCATCGTTCCCGCCAACACCAGCTTCGCAGAAATTCAAGCTCTGCATCCCGATGGGGTGTTTGTTTCCAACGGTCCAGGCGATCCTGCAACCGCCGATGTCATGGTGGAAACAGTACAGGCCGTCCTCAACGCAAAGATTCCATTTTTTGGTATCTGCTTCGGCAACCAGATCTTTGGCCGCGCCCTAGGAAAGTCCACCTACAAACTCAAATTTGGCCACCGGGGTATTAACGTGCCCGTGAAGAACCACGACACGGGACTTATCGAAATCACCGCCCAAAACCACGGCTTCGCAGTGGAAGGGCAACCCGGTGAGCGGTTTAACACCCCATTTGGCCCCGCCCACGTCAGCCACAGCTGTCTCAACGATGGGGTGGTTGAAGGCCTCGCCCTCGACGACGGATCCGCGTTTTCGGTGCAATACCATCCCGAAGCTGCAGCAGGACCGCACGACGCCAATCCGCTGTTTGATCAATTCCTGCGGCTAATTGAACAACACGCAGCACAACGGCCAACCAGCCTCGATCACAGCTAG
- a CDS encoding aspartate carbamoyltransferase catalytic subunit: MKHLLSIADLSAAEIINLLDEADRFNDVLGNREIKKLPTLRGKTIFTLFYENSTRTRASFETAGKWMSADVINISASSSSVAKGESLNDTGRTLRAVGADAIIIRHPSSGAAQLLANYVAPNGDGPAVINAGDGAHQHPTQALLDAVTMRQRLGSIDNKKIVIVGDCLHSRVVRSNVDLHTTLGNEVVLVAPPTLLPPGVDTWPVRTTCDFDAEIADADVVMMLRVQQERMHGGFFPSHREYATRYGLSVQRQQAMADHAIVMHPGPMLRGMEINYAVADLPNTAIEQQVTNGVHVRMAVLFSLLAAE; the protein is encoded by the coding sequence ATGAAACATCTCCTGTCCATCGCTGATCTTTCCGCCGCCGAGATCATCAACCTGCTTGACGAAGCAGACCGCTTTAACGACGTCCTCGGCAACCGGGAGATTAAAAAACTACCCACCCTGCGTGGCAAAACCATCTTTACCCTGTTCTACGAAAACTCCACCCGCACCCGGGCTTCGTTTGAAACCGCAGGAAAGTGGATGAGTGCAGATGTGATCAACATTTCCGCATCATCATCATCGGTTGCCAAAGGTGAATCCCTCAACGACACTGGCCGCACTCTTCGCGCAGTCGGCGCAGATGCGATTATTATTCGCCACCCATCCTCCGGCGCGGCACAATTATTGGCCAACTATGTGGCCCCCAACGGTGACGGGCCTGCAGTAATTAACGCCGGCGATGGTGCCCACCAGCATCCCACCCAGGCATTGCTCGATGCGGTAACGATGCGCCAGCGGCTGGGCTCCATCGACAATAAAAAAATCGTCATTGTCGGGGACTGTTTACATTCCCGCGTGGTGCGCTCCAACGTGGATTTGCACACCACCTTAGGCAACGAAGTAGTACTCGTCGCACCACCAACCCTGCTACCACCCGGAGTCGACACCTGGCCAGTTCGCACCACCTGCGACTTTGATGCAGAAATTGCGGACGCGGACGTGGTAATGATGCTGCGAGTACAGCAAGAACGCATGCACGGCGGGTTCTTCCCCTCGCATCGGGAATATGCCACCCGCTACGGATTGAGTGTGCAACGACAACAGGCCATGGCCGACCACGCCATTGTGATGCACCCAGGTCCGATGCTGCGCGGCATGGAAATCAACTATGCGGTCGCGGATCTGCCAAATACCGCCATTGAACAGCAGGTCACCAACGGTGTTCACGTCCGCATGGCAGTGCTTTTTAGCCTGCTCGCAGCGGAATAA
- a CDS encoding TetR/AcrR family transcriptional regulator, giving the protein MDDQDEKRRGPKPKFSLDDAVDIALSLGLNEFSLAAVAKELGFSTPSLYRVIANRDDLVDKCLERIAQEMPLPPADQPWQEQLHFFTDALWNLLDTYPGLSKIFLTRPFSFRHAQDYIWTLVDNCQDAGFGEDRTGFSFGLMLLAEMTFVSHLHVEQRRNLNIDNPQVDPKLMEPIDRVSLTRRLFYKTDDIWLDQGNLRDRVNFVIAGIEAVRTNRLALPSTRTFIPATTKDDGEAAKPAG; this is encoded by the coding sequence ATGGATGATCAAGACGAAAAGCGACGCGGGCCAAAACCAAAGTTTTCCCTCGACGATGCGGTCGATATTGCCCTAAGTCTTGGGCTCAACGAGTTCAGCCTTGCCGCTGTGGCAAAAGAACTCGGATTTTCCACCCCTTCGCTCTATCGAGTGATCGCCAATCGGGATGATCTCGTCGACAAATGCCTTGAACGAATCGCCCAGGAAATGCCCCTCCCACCGGCCGATCAGCCATGGCAGGAACAGCTGCACTTTTTCACCGACGCCCTGTGGAACCTCTTGGACACCTATCCAGGATTGTCGAAAATTTTCCTCACCCGCCCGTTCTCCTTCCGCCACGCCCAAGACTATATCTGGACACTCGTTGACAACTGCCAAGACGCTGGCTTCGGCGAAGATCGCACCGGGTTTTCCTTCGGTCTCATGCTCCTTGCAGAGATGACCTTCGTCTCCCACCTGCATGTCGAACAGCGGCGCAATCTCAACATCGACAATCCGCAAGTTGACCCCAAACTTATGGAACCAATTGACCGGGTCTCCCTCACCCGCCGCCTGTTCTATAAAACCGACGATATTTGGCTTGACCAAGGCAATCTCCGCGACCGGGTAAATTTCGTCATCGCCGGCATTGAAGCGGTGAGAACCAACCGGTTAGCGCTCCCCTCCACCCGCACCTTCATCCCTGCTACCACCAAGGATGATGGCGAAGCGGCAAAACCAGCCGGATAA
- a CDS encoding TIGR01777 family oxidoreductase, translated as MSLTTSHIVDAPREDVWLWHTRPGAMARLTPPFAPLKPKQQASSLRDGTSVFTLPGGVEWVAQHQPDGFVDGAQFVDEVTTTGLSFMTRWRHTHEFTAAGETTLITDSVATRIPGPMIRPVFAYRQRQLQLDVAFARRLQGLASHQFPDAAAPTAHPLQPRRPLTVAITGASGLVGRAVASQLATLGHRVITLTRQPAADKNSRTWDPQYPHASLLDGVDALIHLAGEPIVGRFTEEHKQQLYASRVGPTRKLATLVANSSTCRVMVCASAIGIYGADRGETLLGEDAAHGDDFLATVCHDWEHATAPVAAADNHRIVNMRTGMVLAGDGGLLPLLETVVKTGVGGKLGDGNQWFSWIALDDLADLYVRAVCDANIHGPVNAVAPNPVRNETFMHTLGQVLRRPTVIPTPKWAPALLLGQQGAEELALANQHVTSTVLGHSEHTFRYCQLAAALRHELGRERLVAGS; from the coding sequence ATGAGTCTTACCACTTCACATATTGTTGATGCGCCACGCGAAGATGTGTGGCTGTGGCATACACGGCCGGGTGCAATGGCTCGACTGACTCCCCCATTTGCCCCGTTAAAACCGAAACAACAGGCATCCTCTTTGCGGGATGGGACGAGTGTATTTACTTTGCCCGGCGGGGTGGAGTGGGTGGCGCAACATCAACCTGACGGGTTTGTTGACGGTGCACAATTCGTTGATGAGGTGACCACCACCGGGTTGTCCTTTATGACCCGCTGGCGACATACGCACGAATTCACCGCCGCCGGCGAAACAACACTGATCACCGACTCGGTTGCCACCCGTATCCCCGGTCCGATGATCAGGCCGGTGTTTGCTTATCGGCAGCGGCAGTTACAGCTCGATGTGGCTTTTGCCCGCCGACTACAGGGGCTGGCTTCCCACCAGTTTCCGGATGCCGCTGCACCGACCGCACACCCCCTACAGCCTCGGCGGCCGTTGACCGTTGCTATCACCGGCGCATCTGGGTTGGTCGGTCGGGCGGTCGCCAGCCAACTTGCCACCCTCGGTCATCGGGTTATCACGCTGACCCGCCAGCCAGCCGCCGACAAAAACAGTCGCACTTGGGATCCCCAATATCCGCATGCGTCGCTGCTGGATGGGGTGGATGCGTTAATTCATCTTGCCGGGGAACCGATTGTTGGCCGTTTTACCGAAGAGCATAAACAACAGCTGTACGCTTCCCGGGTGGGGCCTACCCGTAAACTCGCCACGCTGGTAGCGAACTCGTCGACTTGTCGGGTGATGGTGTGTGCCTCTGCAATTGGGATCTACGGCGCCGATCGTGGGGAGACGCTACTCGGGGAGGATGCCGCCCACGGTGATGATTTTCTCGCAACAGTGTGCCACGACTGGGAACACGCCACCGCGCCAGTAGCTGCCGCTGACAACCATCGAATTGTCAATATGCGCACCGGTATGGTGTTAGCAGGCGATGGCGGGTTGTTGCCGCTGCTAGAAACCGTGGTGAAAACCGGCGTGGGGGGCAAACTCGGCGACGGCAACCAGTGGTTTTCCTGGATTGCTCTTGATGATCTTGCCGATCTGTATGTGCGAGCTGTGTGTGATGCCAACATCCACGGGCCGGTCAATGCGGTAGCCCCTAATCCGGTGCGCAATGAAACCTTTATGCACACCCTGGGACAGGTGTTACGCCGTCCGACGGTTATCCCAACCCCAAAGTGGGCACCAGCGCTGCTCTTAGGGCAACAGGGCGCGGAAGAACTCGCCCTGGCGAACCAGCATGTGACCAGTACCGTGCTTGGCCACAGCGAGCACACCTTCCGCTACTGTCAGCTTGCAGCCGCGCTGCGCCACGAACTTGGCCGGGAACGTCTCGTCGCTGGCAGCTAG
- a CDS encoding dihydroorotase, with the protein MTSQPASTTYPPTGELAPTPQTTLLIRNVRPYGEGEPVDIRISDGHIVEIGADIAATTDTVIDGGGQILLPGLVDIHVHLREPGREDTETILTGSQAAAAGGFTAVFTMANTNPVCDQPIIAESVWAKGQRYGICDVHPIGSITQGLAGTTLTEFGMMRQSAAKVRMFSDDGMCVANPLLMRRAVEYAAGEDVLLAQHCEEPTLTDGACAHEGAIAGKLGLRGWPRVAEEAIVARDAILARDYAGRVHICHASTAGTVELVKFAKDRDMPVTAEVTPHHLLLDDRRLETFDGVNRVNPPLREQSDTAALQQALLDGTIDCVATDHAPHGQEDKACEFNLARPGMLGLETSLAIIAKLFIETGKADWRFVAKVMSENPAKIVRLPGHGRPIAVGEPANLCIVSDNQTWTVDGQALHSKASNTPYEAMEFGCKVTHTILRGRVTYDNGTPADPRA; encoded by the coding sequence ATGACATCGCAGCCAGCATCCACCACCTATCCACCTACTGGGGAACTTGCGCCCACCCCGCAAACCACCCTGCTCATCCGAAATGTTCGCCCCTATGGGGAAGGTGAACCAGTCGACATTCGCATCAGTGACGGCCACATTGTTGAGATCGGTGCCGATATTGCCGCAACAACCGACACAGTCATCGACGGTGGCGGCCAAATTCTGCTGCCCGGTTTAGTCGATATTCACGTGCATCTGCGGGAACCTGGCCGGGAAGACACTGAAACCATTCTCACCGGCTCCCAAGCTGCCGCCGCTGGTGGATTCACCGCCGTGTTCACCATGGCCAACACCAACCCGGTATGTGACCAGCCGATTATTGCCGAATCCGTGTGGGCAAAAGGGCAACGTTACGGCATCTGCGACGTTCATCCCATTGGTTCAATCACCCAAGGGCTCGCCGGTACAACCCTGACCGAATTTGGGATGATGCGGCAATCCGCTGCGAAAGTCCGCATGTTCTCCGACGACGGCATGTGTGTTGCTAATCCGCTGCTGATGCGCCGTGCCGTCGAATATGCTGCCGGCGAAGATGTCCTGCTGGCTCAACATTGTGAAGAACCAACCCTCACCGACGGGGCATGCGCCCATGAAGGTGCAATCGCCGGCAAACTAGGGTTGCGTGGCTGGCCGCGGGTTGCTGAAGAAGCAATTGTTGCCCGTGATGCGATCCTTGCCCGGGACTATGCCGGCCGGGTGCATATCTGCCACGCCTCCACTGCCGGAACTGTTGAACTCGTCAAATTCGCCAAAGATCGGGACATGCCGGTGACCGCAGAAGTCACCCCCCACCATCTGCTGCTCGATGATCGACGCTTGGAAACCTTTGATGGCGTCAACCGAGTCAATCCACCGCTGCGGGAGCAATCCGACACCGCAGCCTTGCAACAAGCGCTTCTTGACGGCACCATCGACTGTGTTGCCACCGATCACGCCCCCCACGGGCAAGAAGATAAAGCCTGCGAATTCAACCTCGCCCGCCCCGGCATGTTAGGGCTGGAAACCTCGCTTGCAATTATCGCCAAACTGTTTATTGAAACCGGCAAAGCAGACTGGCGATTCGTGGCGAAAGTGATGAGTGAAAACCCGGCAAAGATTGTGCGACTGCCCGGCCACGGTCGTCCCATCGCAGTCGGTGAACCCGCCAACCTCTGCATTGTCAGCGACAATCAAACCTGGACCGTAGATGGCCAAGCCCTCCATTCAAAAGCCTCGAACACCCCCTATGAGGCAATGGAATTCGGCTGTAAGGTCACCCACACAATCCTGCGTGGACGAGTGACCTATGACAACGGCACCCCCGCTGATCCCCGAGCATAG
- the carB gene encoding carbamoyl-phosphate synthase large subunit, with product MPKRTDIHHVLVIGSGPIVIGQACEFDYSGTQACRVLRSEGLRVTLINSNPATIMTDPEFADHTYVEPIEPEYIEKIFEAEIAAGHPIDAVLATLGGQTALNAAIALDRRGSLKKYNVELIGADIAAIERGEDRQKFKDIVEKIGGESARSRVCHSMEEVRETVAELGLPVVVRPSFTMGGLGSGLAFTDEDLERIAGGGLAASPEANVLIEESILGWKEYELELMRDADDNCVVVCSIENVDALGVHTGDSVTVAPSMTLTDREFQVMRDQGFAILREVGVDTGGCNIQFAINPQDGRIITIEMNPRVSRSSALASKATGFPIAKIAAKLAIGYTLDEITNDITGVTPAAFEPTLDYVVVKAPRFAFEKFKGADDTLTTTMKSVGEAMALGRNYIAGLGKVLRSLETKATGFWTVPDTQFAGEDGVTIPATLERLRRPTEGRLYDAELALRLGASIDEVYQASGIDPWFLGELSALVAFRKKLLNAPVLDAQLLREAKYMGLSDVQIARLRPEFAGEDGVRRLRWSLGIRPVFKTVDTCAAEFEAKTPYHYSAYELDPAAESEVSPQTEREKILILGSGPNRIGQGIEFDYSCVHAALELSRVGYETVMVNCNPETVSTDYDTADRLYFEPLTFEDVLEVYHAESESGTVAGVIVQLGGQTPLSLAARLRDAGVPVIGTSPEAIDMAEDRGEFGALLSREQLPAPAFGTATSFPEAKAVAASIGYPVLVRPSYVLGGRGMEIVYDEASLEDYIARATEITSDHPVLVDRFLDNAIEIDVDALCDGEQVYLAGVMEHIEEAGIHSGDSACALPPMTLGPEDIENVRRSTEKLAKGIGVRGLMNVQYALKDDVLYVIEANPRASRTVPFVSKATATPLAKAASRIMVGATIAQLQQEGMIPSDHDGGSLPLHAPIAVKEAVLPFNRFRRPDGSMLDSLLSPEMKSTGEVMGLADNFGAAYAKAEAAAFGGLPTSGTVFVSVANRDKRTLIFPIQRLAKMGFTLVATSGTAQMLRRNGIDCETVVKASEVKAGAAGRSIIDRISAGEIDLILNTPAGSSSTRHDGYEIRSAAANANIALVTTVQGVTAAVQGIEALQAGELSVTALQDLDHTAGE from the coding sequence ATGCCGAAACGCACTGATATCCACCACGTTCTGGTCATCGGCTCCGGCCCAATCGTCATCGGTCAAGCCTGTGAGTTTGACTATTCCGGTACGCAGGCCTGCCGAGTGCTGCGTAGTGAGGGGCTGCGCGTCACCCTCATCAACTCCAATCCGGCCACGATCATGACCGATCCGGAATTCGCCGACCACACCTATGTTGAGCCGATCGAACCGGAATATATCGAGAAAATCTTCGAAGCTGAGATCGCCGCCGGTCACCCCATTGATGCTGTGCTGGCAACACTCGGCGGTCAGACAGCACTCAACGCCGCCATTGCCCTCGACCGCCGGGGCAGCCTTAAGAAATACAATGTTGAGCTGATCGGCGCCGATATTGCGGCGATCGAACGTGGCGAAGATCGACAAAAATTTAAAGACATTGTTGAAAAAATCGGCGGCGAATCAGCCCGTTCACGGGTATGCCACTCCATGGAGGAAGTCCGTGAAACGGTTGCTGAACTTGGTCTGCCGGTGGTGGTTCGTCCCTCCTTCACCATGGGTGGATTAGGTTCTGGTCTCGCGTTTACCGACGAAGATTTAGAACGCATCGCCGGTGGGGGATTAGCTGCCTCCCCGGAAGCCAATGTGCTGATTGAAGAGTCCATTCTTGGATGGAAAGAATACGAACTCGAATTGATGCGTGACGCTGACGACAACTGTGTTGTGGTCTGCTCCATCGAAAATGTGGACGCGCTCGGTGTACACACCGGCGACTCAGTCACCGTCGCCCCGTCGATGACGTTGACTGACCGGGAATTTCAAGTGATGCGTGATCAAGGCTTCGCCATTTTGCGGGAAGTCGGGGTTGATACTGGCGGCTGTAATATTCAGTTTGCGATCAATCCACAAGATGGTCGCATCATCACCATCGAGATGAATCCGCGCGTCTCCCGCTCGTCGGCGTTGGCAAGTAAAGCAACCGGGTTCCCAATTGCGAAAATCGCGGCGAAACTCGCCATCGGGTACACCCTTGATGAAATCACCAACGACATCACGGGTGTCACACCTGCCGCGTTTGAACCCACCCTCGACTATGTCGTGGTGAAAGCACCCCGCTTTGCCTTCGAGAAGTTCAAAGGTGCCGATGATACGCTCACCACAACGATGAAGTCGGTCGGTGAAGCCATGGCACTTGGCCGCAACTATATTGCCGGCCTAGGCAAAGTACTGCGCTCACTGGAAACCAAAGCCACTGGTTTTTGGACAGTTCCCGACACACAGTTTGCTGGTGAAGATGGGGTGACAATCCCAGCCACGCTGGAACGGCTGCGTCGTCCCACTGAAGGGCGACTCTACGATGCTGAATTAGCCCTGCGGCTTGGAGCATCGATCGACGAGGTGTATCAGGCTTCCGGCATCGACCCGTGGTTCCTTGGCGAGCTCAGCGCCCTTGTCGCATTCCGCAAAAAACTTCTCAACGCTCCAGTGCTTGATGCGCAGTTGCTGCGGGAAGCCAAATATATGGGTCTTTCCGATGTGCAGATTGCTCGTCTTCGACCAGAATTTGCAGGCGAGGACGGAGTGCGTCGACTGCGCTGGTCGCTGGGAATCCGACCGGTGTTTAAAACCGTGGATACCTGTGCCGCCGAATTTGAGGCGAAAACCCCGTATCACTATTCGGCATATGAACTCGATCCGGCGGCAGAATCAGAAGTATCGCCGCAAACCGAGCGCGAGAAGATTTTGATCCTTGGCTCCGGGCCAAACCGCATTGGGCAGGGCATCGAGTTTGACTATTCCTGTGTCCATGCAGCGTTAGAACTTAGCCGGGTGGGTTATGAGACGGTGATGGTCAACTGCAACCCGGAAACCGTATCCACCGACTATGACACCGCGGATCGCCTCTATTTTGAGCCGTTAACCTTTGAAGATGTACTCGAGGTGTACCACGCCGAGAGCGAATCAGGCACGGTTGCAGGTGTTATTGTGCAGCTTGGTGGACAGACTCCGCTGAGCCTTGCCGCCCGCCTTCGCGATGCTGGAGTACCCGTGATTGGAACCTCTCCTGAGGCGATCGACATGGCAGAAGATCGCGGCGAATTTGGTGCACTGCTTTCCCGTGAACAGCTGCCTGCCCCGGCGTTCGGTACGGCCACGTCATTCCCGGAAGCGAAAGCGGTGGCCGCATCGATCGGTTATCCAGTGCTTGTTCGCCCATCGTATGTGCTGGGCGGTCGCGGCATGGAAATTGTCTATGACGAGGCATCGCTGGAAGATTATATTGCGCGCGCAACAGAGATCACCAGTGATCATCCAGTGCTGGTTGATCGATTTTTGGATAACGCAATCGAGATCGACGTCGACGCGCTTTGCGACGGTGAACAGGTTTATCTTGCAGGGGTGATGGAGCATATTGAAGAGGCCGGTATTCACTCCGGTGACTCAGCTTGTGCGTTACCGCCGATGACCCTGGGGCCAGAAGACATTGAAAATGTGCGCCGTTCTACGGAGAAACTTGCCAAAGGCATTGGGGTGCGCGGCCTGATGAATGTCCAATATGCGCTAAAAGACGATGTGCTCTACGTTATTGAAGCCAACCCACGTGCATCTCGAACTGTCCCGTTTGTCTCCAAGGCCACAGCCACACCGCTAGCGAAAGCCGCCTCCCGCATTATGGTTGGGGCAACGATTGCACAACTGCAACAAGAAGGCATGATCCCAAGTGATCACGATGGTGGTTCGTTGCCGTTACACGCCCCGATTGCGGTCAAGGAAGCAGTCCTACCGTTTAACCGTTTCCGGCGTCCAGATGGCAGCATGCTCGACAGTTTGCTGTCCCCAGAGATGAAGTCCACTGGGGAAGTCATGGGGCTAGCCGACAACTTTGGAGCCGCCTATGCCAAGGCGGAAGCGGCTGCGTTCGGTGGTCTTCCAACCTCCGGAACGGTGTTTGTCTCGGTGGCAAACCGCGATAAGCGCACACTGATCTTCCCCATTCAACGTTTGGCGAAGATGGGCTTTACGCTGGTGGCAACCTCCGGCACTGCCCAAATGCTGCGTCGCAACGGCATAGATTGCGAAACAGTTGTGAAAGCCTCCGAGGTGAAAGCAGGTGCTGCGGGACGATCGATTATCGACCGGATTTCGGCCGGTGAAATCGATTTGATTCTCAACACCCCGGCTGGCTCGTCGTCTACCCGCCACGATGGCTACGAGATTCGTTCTGCTGCGGCAAACGCCAATATTGCGCTGGTAACCACCGTGCAAGGGGTGACGGCTGCGGTACAGGGTATTGAAGCCTTGCAGGCAGGTGAGCTGTCAGTGACCGCATTGCAGGATCTCGACCATACTGCCGGTGAATAA